A single window of Pseudomonas lijiangensis DNA harbors:
- the hutC gene encoding histidine utilization repressor: MGESPAPLYARVKQMIAQQIQNGTWPPHHRVPSESELVTQLGFSRMTINRALRELTAEGLLIRMQGVGTFVAEPKSQSALFEVHNIADEIATRGHRHTCKVIILQEEPAGSERALALDMREGQKVFHSLIVHFENNIPVQIEDRFVNALVAPDYLKQDFTQQTPYAYLSQVAPLTEGEHVVEAILADADECRLLQIDAGEPCLLIRRRTWSGRQPVTAARLIHPGSRHRLEGRFTK, encoded by the coding sequence ATGGGCGAAAGTCCGGCACCGCTCTATGCCCGCGTCAAACAGATGATTGCCCAGCAGATCCAGAATGGCACCTGGCCGCCGCATCATCGCGTGCCATCGGAAAGCGAGCTGGTGACACAACTGGGTTTCAGCCGCATGACCATCAACCGGGCCTTGCGCGAGCTGACCGCCGAAGGCCTGCTGATCCGCATGCAGGGCGTCGGTACTTTCGTCGCCGAGCCCAAAAGCCAGTCAGCGCTGTTCGAGGTCCATAACATCGCTGACGAGATCGCGACCCGTGGCCACAGGCACACCTGCAAGGTCATCATCCTGCAGGAAGAACCTGCCGGATCGGAGCGAGCCCTGGCGCTGGACATGCGTGAAGGCCAGAAGGTGTTTCACTCGCTGATCGTTCACTTCGAGAACAATATCCCGGTGCAGATCGAGGATCGCTTCGTCAATGCACTGGTTGCGCCTGACTATCTCAAGCAGGATTTCACCCAGCAGACGCCTTACGCCTATCTGTCGCAAGTCGCGCCGCTGACTGAAGGCGAGCATGTGGTCGAAGCGATTCTGGCCGATGCCGATGAGTGCCGACTGCTGCAGATCGATGCAGGCGAGCCGTGCCTGCTGATTCGCCGTCGCACATGGTCAGGACGCCAGCCGGTTACCGCCGCTCGCCTGATTCACCCCGGCTCCCGCCATCGCCTTGAAGGACGTTTCACCAAATGA
- a CDS encoding HutD/Ves family protein, with amino-acid sequence MTLTRTLRAIDYPRMPWKNGGGSTEEITRDAGQDLDGFGWRLSIADIETSGDFSVFAGYQRIISVIQGAGMTLNIDGVTSRPLLPSDPLAFSGDSQVSCALLDGPIRDFNLIYAPQRYSARLHWIDVRQPQRVFSSASTFLLFSVAEQIGVSVNEGPWEILGKHDCLQVDNPGSLLEIELQAPSASRCCLIELSALGA; translated from the coding sequence ATGACCCTGACCAGAACCCTGCGCGCCATCGATTACCCCCGCATGCCGTGGAAAAACGGCGGCGGCAGTACCGAAGAAATCACCCGCGATGCCGGGCAGGACCTGGACGGCTTCGGCTGGCGCCTGTCGATTGCCGATATCGAGACTTCCGGCGATTTTTCGGTGTTTGCCGGTTATCAGCGAATCATCTCCGTGATCCAGGGTGCCGGCATGACCCTGAACATCGACGGCGTCACCAGCCGCCCGTTGCTGCCTTCCGACCCGCTGGCCTTCAGTGGCGACAGCCAAGTCAGTTGCGCCCTGCTCGACGGGCCCATTCGTGACTTCAACCTGATCTATGCTCCACAGCGCTACAGCGCACGCCTGCACTGGATCGATGTACGCCAGCCACAACGGGTATTCAGTTCCGCCAGCACCTTTCTGCTGTTCAGCGTTGCCGAGCAGATCGGCGTCAGCGTGAACGAAGGTCCCTGGGAAATCCTTGGCAAACACGACTGCCTGCAAGTGGATAACCCCGGCAGCCTGCTGGAAATCGAGCTGCAAGCCCCTAGCGCCAGCCGCTGCTGCCTCATCGAACTGAGCGCCCTGGGCGCTTGA
- a CDS encoding formimidoylglutamate deiminase, translating to MPAFFAERALLPGGWAENVRLEVSADGLLSSVQANGDSQGAERVSGPLLPGMPNLHSHAFQRAMAGLAEVAGNPSDSFWTWRDLMYRLVGQISAPQVGVIARQLYIEMLKGGFTSVAEFHYVHQDTNGKPYADPAELALQISQAATSAGIGLTLLPVLYSHSGFGGQAPNEGQRRFIHSTDSYLDLQARLRPVITGQAAQNLGLCFHSLRAVTPQQISEVLAASDRQCPVHIHIAEQQKEVDDCLNWSGRRPLQWLYENVAVDQRWCLVHATHAEPDEVALMAQSGSVAGLCLTTEANLGDGIFPAVDYIAQGGRWGIGSDSHVSVSVVEELRWLEYGQRLRDQRRNRLYRSDQPMVGRTLFDAALSGGAQALGQGIGKLEVGQRADWVVLDGSDPYLETASGDAILNRWLFAGGDRQVRDVLVNGRWVVREGRHAAEEESSRAFAQVLRELLG from the coding sequence ATGCCAGCCTTCTTTGCCGAGCGCGCATTACTCCCTGGCGGTTGGGCCGAGAATGTCCGTCTTGAGGTCAGTGCCGACGGTTTATTGAGTTCGGTGCAAGCCAATGGGGATAGCCAGGGCGCGGAACGGGTAAGCGGCCCGTTACTGCCCGGCATGCCGAATCTGCACTCCCATGCTTTCCAGCGTGCGATGGCGGGGCTGGCGGAAGTGGCAGGCAATCCCAGCGACAGCTTCTGGACCTGGCGCGACCTCATGTATCGACTGGTCGGGCAGATCAGCGCGCCGCAGGTAGGCGTCATCGCTCGGCAGCTCTACATCGAGATGCTCAAGGGCGGCTTCACCTCGGTCGCGGAGTTTCACTACGTCCATCAGGACACCAACGGCAAACCCTATGCCGATCCTGCCGAGCTGGCCTTGCAGATCAGCCAGGCCGCAACGTCGGCAGGCATTGGCCTGACCTTGCTGCCGGTGCTCTACAGCCATTCGGGCTTTGGCGGGCAAGCGCCAAACGAAGGGCAGCGCCGGTTTATCCACAGCACCGATAGCTACCTGGATTTGCAGGCTCGTCTGAGGCCGGTCATCACCGGTCAGGCAGCTCAGAACCTGGGGCTGTGCTTTCACTCGCTGCGCGCCGTCACCCCGCAGCAGATCAGTGAAGTGCTGGCCGCCAGCGACCGGCAGTGCCCGGTGCATATCCATATCGCCGAGCAACAGAAGGAAGTCGACGATTGCCTGAACTGGAGCGGGAGACGTCCGTTGCAGTGGCTGTATGAAAACGTGGCTGTCGATCAGCGCTGGTGTCTGGTCCATGCGACCCATGCCGAGCCGGATGAAGTCGCCCTCATGGCGCAAAGCGGCAGCGTGGCGGGTTTATGCCTGACCACGGAAGCCAACCTCGGCGACGGTATTTTCCCGGCCGTGGATTACATCGCTCAGGGCGGTCGTTGGGGGATTGGCTCGGACAGCCATGTGTCGGTGAGTGTGGTCGAAGAACTCCGCTGGCTGGAATACGGCCAGCGTCTGCGGGATCAGCGCCGCAACCGACTGTATCGCAGCGATCAACCCATGGTCGGTCGAACCCTGTTCGATGCAGCATTGAGCGGCGGCGCTCAGGCGTTGGGGCAGGGCATCGGCAAGCTTGAGGTCGGGCAGCGCGCCGACTGGGTGGTGCTGGATGGCTCGGACCCGTATCTGGAAACCGCCTCTGGCGATGCAATTCTCAACCGCTGGCTGTTTGCGGGCGGTGATCGTCAGGTTCGCGATGTGCTGGTCAATGGCCGCTGGGTCGTGCGCGAAGGGCGCCATGCCGCAGAAGAAGAAAGCAGCCGGGCGTTTGCGCAGGTGCTTCGGGAGTTGCTGGGGTAG